One window of Thermocoleostomius sinensis A174 genomic DNA carries:
- a CDS encoding YciI family protein, producing MPWFVKIEKGIVDKSTFDQFVPAHKDYVRSLIAKGHQAKTGYWGERGGGMMLFTAADLEEAKAIVAQDPLIQNGCVDYQIHEWCIVIE from the coding sequence ATGCCGTGGTTTGTCAAAATTGAAAAGGGAATTGTAGATAAGTCAACGTTTGACCAGTTCGTTCCTGCCCACAAAGACTATGTTAGAAGCCTGATTGCTAAAGGCCATCAAGCCAAAACTGGATACTGGGGCGAGCGGGGAGGCGGCATGATGCTGTTTACGGCGGCTGATTTAGAAGAAGCCAAGGCGATCGTAGCTCAAGATCCGCTGATTCAGAATGGTTGTGTTGATTATCAAATTCATGAATGGTGCATTGTTATTGAATAA